In Helianthus annuus cultivar XRQ/B chromosome 8, HanXRQr2.0-SUNRISE, whole genome shotgun sequence, a single genomic region encodes these proteins:
- the LOC110871830 gene encoding transcription factor MYB16, with protein sequence MVKSEKKKKQNNNGNMGVLGVGVKKGPWTPEEDRKLLSYIQQYGHGSWRSLPAKAGLKRCGKSCRLRWTNYLRPDIKRGKFSLEEERTIIQLHALLGNRWSTIAAHLPRRTDNEIKNHWNSHIKKRMTKMGIDPMTHKPKNGSQHLSSNLNHMAQWEAARLEAEARLVQKPKNHQTQPPCGLVSSSIQDHQKTPTKVPPSYPPCLDVLKVWQGNLWSNYAINNESLQSLISNSNASVATPAMPVLSHVYNINGSCDQGPTTKHNDATEIKMDPFEDFTYVDDANFVNDDPLRSPDFWEEFVDLLDGGWKNITNNFSMITSPPASPVC encoded by the exons ATGGTGAAAtctgagaagaagaagaaacaaaACAACAATGGTAATATGGGCGTGTTAGGAGTCGGGGTGAAGAAAGGGCCATGGACGCCGGAAGAAGACCGAAAGCTCCTGTCTTACATTCAACAATATGGTCATGGAAGCTGGCGCTCATTGCCCGCTAAAGCCG GGCTTAAGAGATGTGGAAAGAGTTGTCGGTTAAGATGGACGAATTACCTGAGGCCAGATATCAAGAGAGGAAAGTTTAGTTTGGAAGAAGAAAGGACCATCATTCAACTTCATGCTCTACTTGGCAATAG ATGGTCAACTATTGCTGCTCACTTGCCAAGAAGGACCGATAACGAGATCAAGAACCATTGGAACTCACACATCAAGAAGAGGATGACTAAAATGGGTATTGATCCAATGACTCACAAGCCAAAGAATGGCAGTCAACACTTGAGCTCCAACTTGAACCACATGGCTCAATGGGAGGCTGCTCGGCTAGAGGCAGAAGCTAGGCTGGTTCAAAAGCCCAAGAACCATCAAACCCAACCACCTTGCGGCCTTGTTTCATCTTCTATCCAAGACCATCAGAAAACACCTACAAAAGTTCCACCATCATATCCACCATGCCTTGATGTCCTTAAAGTATGGCAAGGAAACTTATGGTCGAATTATGCTATCAACAATGAGAGTCTCCAGTCACTCATCTCGAACTCAAATGCTTCGGTTGCAACACCCGCCATGCCGGTATTGAGCCACGTCTACAACATCAACGGTTCATGTGATCAAGGTCCTACCACTAAACACAATGATGCAACCGAAATAAAAATGGATCCTTTTGAGGATTTCACATATGTTGATGATGCAAACTTTGTCAATGATGATCCCTTGAGGTCCCCTGATTTCTGGGAAGAATTTGTTGATCTTCTGGATGGTGGTTGGAAAAACAtaaccaataacttctccatgaTCActtcaccaccagcttctcctgTGTGCTAA